In Desulfobotulus mexicanus, one DNA window encodes the following:
- the dnaB gene encoding replicative DNA helicase yields the protein MVENSPAVTDPLFSRTPPHSPEAETSLLSAILIDNDVLMDIVDILNPEHFYRAAHQKIYGAAISLFAKGQPADLVTVANALQDSGQLENVGGAAALARIVDTIPIAPNAVEYAKIIRNKASLRRLIERATQIVGKCFSNADDVDGVIDFAQSVIFEIAENKTRKAFSPLQQLIDINIDTIEQQQGSQKDITGIPTGYRRLDQLTSGLQNSDLLILAARPAMGKTSFVLNLARNAAVEAGVPVAIFSLEMSKEQLSMRLLTAEARVESGKVRGGSLSPDEWNRINTAASILYEAPIYIDDSPDVSPMDIRAKARRLKMEKGLGLLIIDYLQLMRGSSHSDRRDLEIAEISRSLKGLAKELSIPVIALSQLNRMLEQRADKRPMLSDLRESGSLEQDADIVMFIYRDEVYNKDENNPNRGKAEIILAKHRNGAVGTAHMAFLGAYTRFEDLAAGEYPH from the coding sequence ATGGTTGAAAATTCCCCTGCTGTAACAGATCCACTCTTTTCCCGCACACCGCCCCACAGTCCCGAGGCGGAAACCTCCCTTTTAAGTGCCATTCTCATTGACAACGATGTCCTCATGGATATTGTGGATATTCTCAACCCTGAACATTTCTACCGGGCAGCCCACCAGAAAATCTACGGGGCAGCCATTTCCCTTTTTGCCAAAGGTCAACCTGCAGATCTGGTTACCGTTGCAAATGCTTTGCAGGATTCAGGACAGCTTGAAAATGTCGGGGGAGCCGCCGCACTGGCCCGCATTGTGGATACCATTCCCATTGCACCCAATGCCGTTGAATATGCAAAAATCATCCGGAACAAGGCATCCTTACGCAGGCTCATTGAACGGGCCACCCAGATTGTCGGCAAGTGTTTTTCCAATGCCGATGACGTGGATGGTGTCATAGACTTTGCCCAGAGTGTGATCTTTGAAATTGCGGAAAACAAAACCCGAAAAGCCTTTTCCCCCCTTCAGCAGCTCATAGATATAAATATTGATACCATTGAGCAGCAACAGGGCAGCCAGAAAGATATTACAGGCATCCCCACAGGCTACCGCAGGCTGGACCAGCTGACTTCCGGGCTACAAAACTCCGACCTTCTGATTCTTGCGGCAAGGCCTGCCATGGGAAAAACCTCCTTTGTGCTCAACCTTGCCAGAAACGCCGCCGTGGAAGCCGGTGTACCCGTGGCTATTTTCTCCCTGGAAATGAGCAAGGAGCAGCTTTCCATGCGCCTTCTCACCGCAGAAGCCCGCGTGGAATCAGGAAAGGTACGGGGCGGCTCCCTGTCTCCCGATGAATGGAACCGCATCAATACCGCCGCCTCCATCCTTTATGAAGCACCCATATACATAGATGATTCTCCGGATGTCTCTCCCATGGATATCCGTGCCAAAGCCAGACGCTTAAAGATGGAAAAGGGACTTGGACTTCTTATCATCGATTATTTGCAGCTGATGCGGGGCTCTTCCCATTCGGACAGAAGGGATCTGGAAATTGCAGAAATCTCAAGGTCTCTCAAAGGGCTTGCCAAGGAACTTAGCATTCCCGTTATCGCCCTTTCCCAGCTCAACCGCATGCTGGAGCAGAGGGCAGATAAGCGCCCCATGCTTTCGGACCTCAGGGAATCCGGCTCTCTGGAACAGGATGCTGATATTGTTATGTTCATCTACAGAGATGAAGTCTATAATAAAGATGAAAACAACCCCAACCGGGGAAAAGCGGAAATTATTCTGGCAAAACACAGAAACGGTGCCGTAGGAACGGCCCACATGGCCTTCCTGGGTGCCTATACACGCTTTGAAGACCTCGCCGCAGGCGAATACCCCCACTGA
- a CDS encoding PilZ domain-containing protein produces MYRIFKSEEKNCLLLRMRGLITEEEAIRLIQELTASMRSMRKDFGLCLDMRELSPRTEDNADFMVKSALRIMAIKKPAMVARIALPIALMRMDRIYAETQLPVTFKVKNATSMKGMLALLTNHRLEVSKTLAEWILTLPEDIEKNLLGENDAPANNKDSLPEMPPFIRGFSITGNPVRHELIRIEVDTDQDFYDTPYTFEFAYRRQSPSATWNLMPKTDKNHSRNCRFEDAGEYEIYIRITRNQKDFTNPLLTELRIPIYISPVSLEKRSRTQAKKDTDFPAKGQRCFLLLNKNTTDPHFLKTIIYEVNMDTQMVVIAQTSPALKSLKSVDSLDLVSTDQNHPEDGRPGLQILSLEALSRYILPDGQAREALMLRFTLPIRQTGLRSERKAYRCSCQPYTSLMAGKIRFKDTTFTSKNDFRFNDISMTGIGLKFPPGYETKLPDTGNTFLLELFFEAVEGTLADIHINAEIKLVRKKTDSTNEETSAGFTFSQLDADHETLLARHINAIQLLERQRLLNEKRS; encoded by the coding sequence ATGTACAGAATTTTCAAATCCGAAGAAAAAAACTGTCTTCTTTTAAGGATGCGGGGCCTTATCACAGAAGAAGAGGCCATCCGGCTGATTCAGGAACTCACCGCCAGTATGCGGTCAATGCGCAAAGACTTTGGCCTTTGTTTAGACATGAGGGAGTTAAGCCCAAGGACAGAAGACAATGCCGACTTTATGGTAAAAAGCGCCCTCCGAATCATGGCCATTAAAAAACCTGCCATGGTTGCCCGCATCGCCCTGCCCATTGCGCTGATGCGTATGGACAGAATTTATGCGGAAACACAGCTACCCGTTACCTTCAAGGTCAAAAATGCCACAAGCATGAAGGGTATGCTTGCCCTGCTCACCAACCACCGGCTGGAGGTCTCCAAGACTCTGGCAGAATGGATACTCACCCTTCCCGAAGATATTGAAAAAAATCTGCTTGGGGAAAATGATGCCCCTGCAAATAATAAAGACTCTCTGCCGGAAATGCCCCCCTTTATTCGCGGATTTTCCATCACCGGCAACCCAGTACGCCATGAACTGATCCGCATTGAGGTGGATACGGATCAGGATTTCTATGACACACCCTATACCTTTGAATTTGCCTACCGCAGGCAAAGCCCCTCAGCCACCTGGAACCTGATGCCCAAAACAGATAAAAATCATTCCAGAAACTGTCGGTTCGAGGATGCGGGAGAATATGAAATTTATATACGCATTACCCGCAACCAGAAAGACTTTACCAACCCTCTTTTAACGGAACTCCGTATCCCCATATATATATCACCGGTATCCCTTGAAAAACGCAGCCGGACACAGGCAAAAAAAGATACTGATTTTCCCGCCAAAGGCCAGAGATGCTTCCTGCTGCTCAACAAAAACACCACTGATCCTCATTTTTTAAAAACCATCATTTATGAAGTCAATATGGATACACAGATGGTGGTTATCGCCCAGACTTCCCCTGCCCTGAAAAGTCTTAAAAGTGTTGACTCCCTTGACCTTGTTTCCACGGATCAGAATCACCCGGAAGATGGCAGACCCGGCCTGCAGATCCTTTCCCTGGAAGCCCTTTCAAGGTATATTCTGCCCGATGGTCAGGCACGGGAAGCCCTGATGCTGCGCTTTACCCTTCCTATACGTCAGACCGGCCTGAGGAGCGAACGTAAGGCTTACCGCTGCTCCTGCCAGCCCTACACAAGCCTTATGGCCGGGAAAATCAGATTTAAAGATACGACCTTCACATCAAAAAACGATTTCAGATTCAACGATATCTCCATGACAGGTATCGGTCTGAAATTCCCTCCGGGCTACGAAACAAAACTGCCGGATACAGGCAACACCTTTCTTCTGGAACTCTTTTTTGAAGCTGTGGAAGGAACCCTTGCAGACATCCATATCAATGCAGAAATCAAGCTAGT
- a CDS encoding nuclear transport factor 2 family protein, with protein sequence MDEISRKKLEVWHDVVFNRNIEALESMLAEDVQFYSPALWKPKNTRMEAMVMLGTVIEVFENFTYHRELVQGNNWALEFSADVGEKSVKGIDLIEFNDEGKIQRFEVFIRPLTGLMALAEEMGKRLKEKGFI encoded by the coding sequence ATGGACGAAATCAGCAGAAAAAAACTTGAGGTATGGCATGATGTGGTTTTCAACCGGAACATTGAGGCACTGGAATCCATGCTGGCAGAGGATGTGCAGTTTTATTCCCCTGCTTTATGGAAGCCTAAGAATACACGCATGGAAGCCATGGTCATGCTGGGAACGGTGATAGAGGTTTTTGAGAATTTTACATACCACAGGGAGCTGGTTCAGGGAAACAACTGGGCTTTGGAGTTCAGTGCCGATGTGGGGGAAAAATCCGTCAAGGGTATTGACCTGATTGAGTTCAATGATGAAGGAAAGATTCAGCGTTTCGAGGTCTTTATACGTCCCCTTACGGGGCTGATGGCCCTTGCCGAAGAAATGGGCAAACGTCTGAAGGAAAAGGGTTTTATTTAG
- a CDS encoding methyl-accepting chemotaxis protein, translated as MGAYKDAFWNFFVPEEFSDNPEKKRVAVFLVIFTFFAATLFLLTTIRWFRMGESILATNILFVMFGVIFAPFLQKMLLSSRVAAAYMMTLLAWYFLFYIWRTGGMESSALNWLLVFPVLAAVFQGLWACVGWSLTMGLALLFFNYAPQMGIVFPVFNVDALQRAELRFADFVRQLTSIAVCMYVIERMRVKAMAAQKEADGKQQKAMEAQAKSSAELARHMENLQEVFERTTRNACDLLDASKALAAGSASMGEEIAHTYRISSEAKEITQDIKEILHVMASSVEETSVSITEVRDRVNEGAGVARSAVKEADSANEMIDHLSESSRRIGNVTAVIQEISEQTNLLALNATIEAARAGEAGKGFAVVAGEIKDLSRKTREATEEIRNHISGNEATVEKVVQSNKAISLTISQIREGEDSIAAAVEQQSVVIQDIAARIGDSAQRSDEVADHVVALSEAVERMREDIEKMVKSAVFLETMAKDLNDTCELKE; from the coding sequence ATGGGTGCATATAAGGATGCTTTCTGGAATTTTTTTGTTCCGGAAGAATTCTCGGATAATCCGGAGAAAAAAAGGGTCGCGGTTTTTCTTGTGATTTTTACCTTTTTTGCTGCAACTCTTTTTCTGCTGACAACCATTCGCTGGTTCCGGATGGGAGAGAGTATCCTTGCAACCAACATTCTTTTTGTAATGTTCGGTGTTATTTTTGCCCCTTTTTTACAGAAAATGCTCCTTTCTTCAAGGGTGGCCGCCGCCTACATGATGACGCTTCTGGCCTGGTATTTTCTTTTTTATATCTGGCGAACCGGAGGTATGGAGTCCAGTGCCCTGAACTGGCTTTTGGTTTTTCCCGTGCTGGCGGCCGTTTTTCAGGGACTCTGGGCCTGTGTGGGCTGGTCACTTACAATGGGATTGGCCCTTCTCTTTTTTAATTACGCTCCACAGATGGGTATTGTTTTTCCTGTTTTTAATGTGGATGCGCTACAGCGGGCAGAGTTGAGATTCGCAGATTTTGTAAGGCAGCTGACATCCATTGCCGTATGTATGTATGTGATTGAGCGTATGCGTGTGAAGGCCATGGCTGCCCAGAAGGAGGCCGATGGGAAACAGCAGAAGGCTATGGAAGCCCAGGCAAAATCTTCCGCTGAACTGGCCCGGCATATGGAAAATCTGCAGGAGGTTTTTGAGCGGACAACCCGCAATGCCTGCGATCTTCTTGACGCTTCAAAGGCTTTGGCTGCAGGCAGTGCCAGCATGGGGGAAGAAATTGCCCATACCTACCGTATTTCATCGGAAGCTAAAGAAATTACGCAGGATATTAAAGAAATTCTCCATGTCATGGCAAGCTCAGTGGAGGAAACCTCCGTTTCCATCACAGAGGTTCGGGACCGGGTGAATGAAGGGGCTGGTGTTGCAAGGTCTGCCGTGAAGGAGGCGGATTCGGCCAATGAAATGATTGATCATCTTTCCGAAAGCAGTCGTCGTATCGGTAATGTGACGGCGGTGATTCAGGAAATTTCCGAACAGACCAATCTTTTAGCCCTGAACGCCACCATTGAAGCAGCCCGTGCAGGAGAGGCGGGTAAGGGCTTTGCCGTTGTGGCCGGTGAAATCAAGGATCTGTCCCGAAAAACCAGGGAAGCAACGGAAGAAATCCGTAACCACATCTCCGGTAATGAAGCCACTGTGGAAAAGGTGGTACAGAGCAATAAGGCCATCAGTCTTACCATTTCCCAGATTCGGGAAGGGGAGGACTCCATTGCGGCAGCTGTGGAACAGCAGAGCGTGGTTATTCAGGATATTGCTGCCCGTATCGGTGATTCCGCTCAGAGAAGCGATGAGGTTGCAGATCATGTGGTGGCCCTGAGTGAAGCGGTGGAGCGTATGCGTGAAGACATAGAAAAAATGGTGAAATCCGCTGTCTTCTTAGAAACAATGGCCAAAGACTTAAATGATACCTGTGAGCTGAAGGAATAG
- a CDS encoding DUF2232 domain-containing protein, which yields MVRDGEKGIDIKNLAGIFILAGFLATAGVLLPFVGVFPALFLPLPMLILRLENREPFPALILAALVLGIPLLFTGRITSDLIFYAGMLLYGFAMGEGWRQGISKEVFVLKGLLMVLGAGCAAVILLAIGQGTGPLALIEQHVAANLAMTLEIYRQMEMPAETLALFEAAIPRLEYTLTRLLPAIAAFILIFAAWLNLLAARPMARHRKIQVADLGLFRNWGVPPNYIWGMIFAALILMVPIPLVRIMGVTCLLVLLPMYFLQGMAILAYWFHHRAVPPIIRNALYALMLIQQILFLVVLVIGIFDTWLNFRKRIEKKPQP from the coding sequence ATGGTTAGGGATGGGGAAAAAGGGATTGATATAAAAAATCTGGCCGGTATTTTCATACTGGCCGGGTTTCTTGCCACTGCAGGTGTACTGCTGCCCTTTGTGGGCGTCTTTCCTGCCCTTTTTCTCCCTCTGCCCATGCTGATTCTGCGCTTGGAAAACCGGGAGCCGTTTCCTGCCCTTATCCTTGCTGCCCTGGTGCTGGGTATCCCGCTCCTTTTTACGGGCAGGATTACATCGGATCTGATTTTCTATGCAGGAATGCTTCTTTACGGCTTTGCCATGGGAGAGGGCTGGCGACAGGGAATCAGCAAAGAAGTCTTTGTTCTCAAAGGCCTTCTTATGGTTCTGGGTGCAGGATGTGCCGCCGTCATCTTACTTGCCATCGGTCAGGGCACGGGTCCCCTGGCGCTGATAGAACAGCATGTGGCTGCCAATCTGGCCATGACCCTTGAAATTTACCGCCAGATGGAAATGCCAGCAGAAACACTGGCGCTTTTTGAAGCAGCCATACCAAGGCTTGAATACACCCTGACCCGTCTGCTGCCTGCCATTGCCGCCTTTATTCTTATTTTTGCGGCCTGGCTGAATCTTCTGGCAGCAAGACCCATGGCCAGACACAGAAAAATTCAGGTTGCGGATCTCGGGCTTTTCAGAAACTGGGGTGTACCGCCCAATTATATATGGGGAATGATTTTTGCGGCCCTTATTCTTATGGTGCCCATCCCCCTTGTGCGTATTATGGGTGTCACCTGCCTGCTTGTGCTTTTGCCCATGTATTTTCTTCAGGGCATGGCCATTCTGGCATACTGGTTCCATCACCGGGCTGTACCCCCCATCATCAGAAACGCCCTTTATGCCCTGATGCTTATACAGCAGATCCTTTTTCTGGTTGTTCTGGTTATCGGTATTTTTGATACCTGGCTGAACTTCCGTAAACGCATAGAGAAGAAACCACAGCCCTGA
- a CDS encoding FmdB family zinc ribbon protein translates to MPIYEYRCMKCDHTFEMLMRLKDPKPACPSCGSGKTEKLMSCAAIRPEGVPRGSGGFAPPSCGGGGGG, encoded by the coding sequence ATGCCCATCTATGAATACCGGTGTATGAAGTGTGATCATACCTTTGAAATGCTGATGCGTCTGAAAGATCCTAAACCCGCATGTCCTTCCTGTGGTTCGGGTAAAACGGAAAAGCTGATGTCCTGTGCTGCCATCCGCCCCGAGGGGGTTCCCAGGGGAAGCGGTGGCTTTGCACCGCCATCATGTGGTGGTGGGGGAGGCGGCTGA
- a CDS encoding CDP-alcohol phosphatidyltransferase family protein produces the protein MLDSRLRPLIQPLFNLMVKPFHACGMTAMHLTFLAFVLGMLSAFCLFMEYSPIWAVVFLWFSGLFDVLDGTLARRRGTTSATGAFLDVLGDRCVEVSIILALVLVRPELRLVMLFLMAALLISVTVLLLHGALLPGDTRKSFRYQPGLAERSESFLFFTLIILFPRAGVFLTLIFTFFVVVTVGQRILESLMLFRLTSARDNEK, from the coding sequence ATGCTTGACAGTCGTTTGCGGCCTTTGATTCAGCCCCTCTTTAATCTTATGGTGAAGCCCTTCCATGCCTGTGGCATGACGGCTATGCATCTTACTTTCCTTGCCTTTGTTCTTGGTATGCTGTCTGCTTTTTGTCTTTTTATGGAATATTCGCCGATCTGGGCTGTTGTTTTTTTGTGGTTTTCCGGACTTTTTGATGTGCTGGACGGCACCCTTGCCCGAAGAAGGGGAACGACTTCTGCAACGGGAGCTTTCCTTGATGTTCTGGGAGACCGATGTGTGGAGGTGTCCATTATTCTGGCTCTGGTTCTGGTACGGCCGGAGCTGCGTCTTGTGATGCTCTTTCTTATGGCGGCACTTTTGATTTCAGTAACTGTTCTTCTTCTCCACGGAGCACTTCTTCCGGGAGATACAAGGAAAAGTTTCAGGTATCAGCCTGGGCTTGCGGAACGCAGTGAAAGTTTTCTTTTTTTTACATTGATTATTCTCTTTCCAAGGGCAGGTGTTTTTCTGACGCTGATATTTACCTTTTTTGTGGTTGTGACAGTCGGGCAGCGTATTCTGGAAAGCCTGATGCTTTTCAGGCTTACTTCTGCCCGTGACAATGAAAAATGA
- a CDS encoding DUF2804 domain-containing protein, with the protein MPTPIICKKTGRPVYGHHGGPVTINRKDFRLLSAMGKAVPGWLPRLKYRQFMFFGISDQDFFAGVALADLNFAQQAFFYVRPATSQPWVNASAMSLLPANSMDPESEFPDFFFQKSGLTLRFQKNLLEAKYKDAHLQILLGESPSPLRLCTRTGWRGWTFTRKAASIPASGSFRCRDVHKDLSQESCRALTDRTCGILRRETFWNWAAATGILADGQEFGMNLAWGVNETGFTENRIWINGQPLNLGPVIFKVPEKRSSDPWQIHSEDKSLCLIFQPSWTKSQRVNAGLIATDFIQNTGIFSGKIQIRGDSPLILSDMPGWTEDHYVRW; encoded by the coding sequence ATGCCAACACCCATCATCTGCAAGAAAACAGGCAGGCCTGTGTATGGTCACCATGGCGGACCCGTCACCATAAACCGTAAGGACTTTCGCTTACTGTCCGCCATGGGAAAAGCTGTTCCCGGATGGCTCCCTCGATTAAAATACAGACAGTTCATGTTTTTTGGCATTTCAGACCAGGATTTTTTTGCAGGAGTAGCCCTTGCTGATCTTAACTTTGCACAACAGGCCTTTTTCTACGTCAGACCTGCCACAAGCCAGCCCTGGGTCAATGCCTCAGCCATGTCCCTTCTGCCCGCAAACTCCATGGACCCGGAATCGGAATTCCCGGATTTTTTCTTTCAAAAATCCGGTCTCACACTCCGTTTTCAAAAAAACCTCCTTGAAGCAAAATATAAAGATGCGCACCTGCAAATTCTTCTCGGAGAAAGCCCGTCCCCCCTACGCCTCTGCACCCGCACCGGCTGGCGCGGATGGACCTTTACCCGTAAGGCAGCATCCATCCCTGCCAGCGGAAGTTTCCGTTGCAGGGATGTCCACAAGGACCTGTCACAGGAAAGCTGCCGCGCCCTTACGGACAGAACCTGCGGCATCCTTCGGAGAGAAACCTTCTGGAACTGGGCCGCTGCCACAGGAATCCTTGCCGACGGACAGGAATTCGGGATGAATCTTGCCTGGGGTGTCAATGAAACCGGTTTCACGGAAAACCGCATCTGGATAAACGGCCAGCCCCTAAACCTTGGCCCTGTTATTTTCAAAGTTCCCGAAAAACGCAGCAGCGATCCATGGCAGATTCACAGCGAGGATAAAAGCCTCTGCCTCATCTTTCAACCTTCATGGACCAAATCCCAGCGGGTCAATGCTGGTCTTATAGCTACGGATTTTATCCAGAATACCGGAATCTTTTCCGGAAAGATTCAAATCAGGGGAGATTCACCCCTTATTTTGTCTGATATGCCCGGCTGGACGGAAGATCATTATGTAAGGTGGTAA
- the rpsR gene encoding 30S ribosomal protein S18, translated as MVNPRAAKVSRKKKRRVYHRRKVCRFCADTKIKIEYKDPKGLKYFVTERGKIIPRRITGTCSKHQRLLTTAIKRSRNIALMPFVGNVD; from the coding sequence ATGGTAAATCCCAGAGCAGCCAAAGTATCAAGAAAAAAGAAAAGACGCGTTTATCACCGCAGGAAAGTCTGTCGCTTCTGTGCGGATACCAAAATAAAAATTGAATACAAGGACCCCAAAGGTCTGAAATATTTTGTAACGGAGCGGGGCAAAATCATTCCCCGCAGAATCACAGGTACCTGCTCCAAACATCAGCGGCTTCTGACAACGGCAATTAAGCGTTCCCGTAATATTGCCCTGATGCCTTTTGTCGGTAACGTTGACTAA
- the rpsF gene encoding 30S ribosomal protein S6: MRRYETIFILDPDISEEVRTQVLERTTGMIEATGGQIAKIDEWGNRKLAYPIAKKVRGHYIRLDYLCEGDLIFEMERTFRLDDKVLKFLTVLLDKFSSLEKIEAENIAAEKAAAEAAAALENARDRDDDDDDDDDDDDDRNYHRKD, translated from the coding sequence ATGAGAAGATACGAAACCATTTTCATTCTGGATCCGGATATTTCCGAAGAAGTCCGGACCCAGGTCCTTGAACGCACCACCGGAATGATTGAAGCAACTGGTGGTCAGATCGCAAAAATTGACGAGTGGGGCAACCGTAAACTTGCCTACCCCATAGCAAAAAAAGTCCGGGGTCATTATATCCGTCTGGATTATCTGTGCGAAGGTGATCTTATTTTTGAAATGGAACGCACCTTCCGCCTGGATGACAAGGTCCTCAAATTTCTCACCGTCCTCCTTGACAAGTTCAGCAGCCTTGAAAAAATCGAAGCCGAAAACATTGCTGCTGAAAAAGCCGCTGCTGAGGCTGCGGCTGCTCTGGAAAATGCCAGAGACAGAGATGATGATGACGATGATGACGACGATGATGATGATGACCGTAATTATCACAGGAAGGACTGA
- the rplI gene encoding 50S ribosomal protein L9, producing MKVILKETIESLGIIGSEVNVADGYARNYLLPQSKAIPATPQNRKVMEQMKVRVQAQIAKERSIAEELAVRLNEISITLSAKVADEGKLYGSITVQDIVRALQEQNVEVERRQLLLPEPIKALGTYKVPVRVYKGVEPEITVEVVPAA from the coding sequence ATGAAAGTTATTCTTAAAGAAACCATAGAGTCCCTCGGCATCATCGGATCCGAGGTGAACGTGGCGGACGGGTATGCACGCAACTACCTGCTCCCCCAGAGCAAGGCCATCCCTGCCACTCCCCAGAACCGCAAGGTTATGGAGCAGATGAAGGTCCGTGTTCAGGCCCAGATCGCCAAGGAAAGATCCATTGCCGAAGAACTGGCTGTCCGGCTCAACGAGATTTCCATCACTCTTTCTGCCAAAGTGGCCGATGAGGGCAAACTCTACGGATCTATAACTGTTCAGGACATTGTACGTGCCCTGCAGGAACAGAACGTTGAAGTAGAAAGACGTCAGCTTCTTCTTCCCGAACCCATCAAAGCCCTTGGCACCTACAAGGTACCTGTGCGGGTTTACAAGGGCGTTGAACCGGAAATTACAGTGGAAGTGGTTCCGGCTGCCTGA
- the hflX gene encoding GTPase HflX, protein MPSVFGNTGGLKTRQIKQLESLYNQRIPQDCILPEDLAEEICALSRTMNRQLGLAIDRGGKVVRVIAGDAKEILIPDLSDFRTAPGRLRGIRIVHTHINGEALTEDDLTDLALLRLDLICALCTSQRGNLEKVHVAHVLPGNDREHPCHVLPPGHGELLENDCLNFILELEDEIGRTGSLRDAPKGAERAILVGVSKLSKAESDAHMAELKELAESCGVHVIGHVTQTRQKPDPKTLMGQGKLKDLYLMALQDAATLIIFDQELSPAQVRNVSDRMELKVMDRTQLILDIFARRARSREGKLQVELAQLKYLQPRLSDKNTAMSRLTGGIGGRGPGETKLEINRRRVREQILKLEKAVEEVHSNRKQQKALRNRQGLPVFSIVGYTNAGKSTLLNTLTQSKIEAKDQMFATLDPTSRRLRFPEDVEVIITDTVGFIRNLPKELVAAFRATLEELENADILLHVIDVSNPSWEKQVASVETVLEELDLTEIPQIRVFNKMDLAGEEEMEKALRQYPGIAVSALDRASLRPLLEEMQTMLYSHTGAKPFSQNEDELH, encoded by the coding sequence ATGCCCAGTGTATTCGGTAACACAGGCGGGTTAAAAACCCGACAAATCAAACAGCTGGAATCCCTTTATAATCAGAGGATTCCCCAGGACTGCATCCTCCCCGAAGATCTTGCAGAGGAAATCTGCGCCCTTTCCAGAACCATGAACCGCCAGCTCGGCCTTGCCATAGACAGGGGCGGCAAGGTAGTCCGGGTGATTGCAGGGGACGCAAAGGAAATTCTCATTCCGGATCTTTCGGATTTCAGAACAGCACCGGGACGGCTCAGGGGCATCCGCATCGTTCACACCCATATCAATGGTGAGGCTCTGACGGAAGATGACCTCACAGACCTTGCCCTCCTGCGCTTAGACCTCATCTGCGCCCTCTGCACTTCCCAGAGGGGAAACCTTGAAAAGGTGCATGTGGCCCACGTACTACCGGGCAATGACCGGGAACACCCCTGCCATGTTCTCCCCCCCGGCCATGGGGAACTTCTGGAAAACGACTGCCTGAATTTCATTCTGGAACTGGAAGATGAAATAGGCAGAACCGGCTCCCTGCGTGATGCCCCCAAGGGTGCGGAAAGGGCCATACTTGTGGGCGTTTCAAAGCTCAGCAAGGCGGAATCCGATGCCCATATGGCAGAGTTGAAGGAACTGGCGGAATCCTGTGGTGTCCATGTCATCGGTCACGTCACCCAGACCCGCCAGAAACCGGACCCCAAAACCCTTATGGGTCAGGGCAAACTGAAGGATCTCTACCTCATGGCCCTTCAGGATGCCGCCACCCTCATAATTTTCGATCAGGAACTCTCCCCTGCTCAGGTTAGAAACGTCAGCGACCGCATGGAACTCAAGGTCATGGACCGCACCCAGCTCATCCTTGACATCTTTGCCCGAAGGGCCAGAAGCAGGGAAGGCAAGCTACAGGTAGAACTCGCCCAGCTGAAATATCTTCAGCCGAGACTTTCCGACAAAAATACAGCCATGAGCAGGCTTACTGGCGGTATCGGCGGCAGGGGCCCCGGAGAAACCAAGCTTGAAATCAACCGGCGGCGGGTCAGGGAGCAGATTCTCAAACTGGAAAAAGCCGTGGAAGAAGTGCACAGCAACAGAAAACAGCAAAAAGCCCTGCGCAACCGTCAGGGGCTTCCGGTTTTTTCCATTGTGGGCTACACCAATGCTGGTAAATCCACCCTGCTCAATACCCTTACCCAAAGTAAAATTGAGGCAAAGGATCAGATGTTTGCCACCCTGGACCCCACCTCAAGGCGGCTGCGCTTCCCTGAAGATGTGGAAGTAATCATCACGGATACCGTTGGCTTTATCCGCAACCTGCCCAAAGAGCTGGTGGCGGCCTTCCGTGCCACACTGGAAGAACTGGAAAACGCAGATATCCTTCTCCATGTCATTGATGTCTCAAATCCTTCCTGGGAAAAACAGGTGGCCAGCGTGGAGACTGTCCTTGAAGAGCTGGATCTGACAGAAATTCCCCAGATAAGGGTATTCAATAAAATGGATCTGGCCGGGGAAGAAGAAATGGAAAAAGCTCTAAGACAATATCCGGGCATTGCCGTTTCTGCACTGGACAGGGCCAGCCTGCGTCCTCTCTTGGAAGAAATGCAGACCATGCTCTATTCCCATACCGGAGCAAAGCCTTTTAGCCAGAACGAAGATGAGCTACATTGA